The genomic DNA AGCCGTCCACCCCGTGGCTGACCACCTCAGGCAGACCGCCGACGTTGGAGGCGATGACCGGCGTTCTGCAGCTCATGGCCTCCAGAGCGGCCAGGCCGAAACTCTCTTCACTGCTGGGCAGCAGGAACAGATCGACACAGCCTAAAAGGTTTTCGATATAATCCTGTGTGCCCAGGTAGAGCACATGATCATGAACCCCCAGCTTGACAGCCCATTCGTGCGATTCCTGACGATCCGGCCCCTCGCCGGCCAGCAGCAGCCGCGCATCCACCTGTTGGCGTACGCGGGCAAGAATTTTCACCGTATCGGACAGCCGTTTCACCGGACGAAAGTTGGAGGTGTGCATGAACAACTTTTCACCGTTGGGCGCGAACAATTCTCGCCGGCAGTTTAAAGTGCATCCGGAAAACCTCTCGGTATCGACAAAATTATAAATCACATGGATCTGTTTACTGATGTGAAATTCCTCACGCGTGCGTTGCGCCAGGTAATGGGACACTGCGGTGACAGCGTCGGATTGCAGAATGCCGAAGCGCACCGCCTCATAAAAGGAGGCGTCCTTGCCCACCAGCGTGATATCCGTTCCGTGCAGCGTAGTGACGATTTTAGGCCCCCGGCCGGACATCATCTGCCGTGCCAGATAAGCGCTGATGGCATGGGGAATGGCGTAATGGGCATGAATAATGTCCAGCTGGTACTCCTTCGTCACCTCCATAATCTTGGTGGCAAGGGAAAGATCATAGGGCGGAAATTTGAACAGCGGATATGCGGACACATCCACTTCATGATAGAACACGTTCTGCTGAAATCCGCGCAAACGAAATGGAGCGCTGTAGCTGATGAAATGCACCTGATGCCCGCGCTGAGCAAGGCAAACGCCCAACTCTGTGGCCAGTACGCCGCTGCCGCCGTGGGTGGGATAGCAGATGATCGCGATTTTCATGCTCTTTTTCCTATTTCCACTGGTCCGCACCGGTCCAGCGCAGGGGATCGGAAAAAATCCAGCCAGACTGAAACGGAAAGCGCGTCCATTCATCGGGCAATATATTGATTTTTCGGCGATGAATCAACCAAAACTGCAAAAGCGGCAGGAGCTGTTTGGAAGCCGTGTGCCGCCGCAGGCCCAGCTCGATCATACCTTTTTTATTGAAAAATTGAAAAATAATCACTAATATATTGTTTAACATATTTTTGCTTAAATAGAAATTTTGCAAAACAGCCCCTCAAGGCGGATAGCCACCCTTCATCATGGCCAAAGAGACCATAAGAAATTTCTGCATCATCGCCCACATCGATCACGGCAAATCCACGCTGGCCGACCGGCTGCTGGAAGCCACGGGGGCGGTCACGCGCTATGAGATGAAAGATCAGGTGCTGGACAGCATGGATCTGGAGCGTGAACGGGGCATCACCATCAAGATGCACCCCATCACTATGGAATACAAAGCCCGAGACGGTGTGACCTATTTGCTCAACCTCATTGACACGCCGGGCCATGTGGATTTCACCTATGAGGTGTCGCGCAGCCTGGCCGCCTGCGAGGGCGCGCTGCTGATCGTCGATGCCTCCCAGGGCATTGAAGCGCAGACGGTTTCCAACCTCTACCTGGCCATTGACAACAACCTCGAAATCATCCCGGTCATCAACAAGATCGATCTGCCCAACATCGATGTGGACGCCATCAAGCACCAGATCATCGATCTGCTGGGCTGCAAAGAGCAGGAGATTCTGCTGGCCAGCGCCAAAGCGGGCATAGGCATCGAAGAGGTGCTCGAGGCTGTGGTGCAGCGCATTCCGCCGCCGCAGGGCGCGGTGGAGGCGCCGACGCGCGCTCTGATCTTCGATTCGGTGTTCAATTCGTACCGCGGCGCCGTGGCCCATGTGCGGGTGATGCAGGGCAAGCTCTATCCCGACCAGATGATTAAATTTCATTCCACCGGCCGCACCTTTCAGGTCCAGGAGGTGGGCATTCTGCGGCTCAAACAGATCAAGAAGGACTTTCTCGAAGCCGGCGAAACCGGCTATCTCATCTCCGGCGTCAAAGAGGTGCGCGACACCAAGGTGGGCGACACCATCATCGACGCTGCGTTTCCCGACACCGAGCCGCTGCCCGGCTACCGCGACGTCAAGCCCATGGTGTTCAGCGGCCTCTTCCCCTCGGCGGCGGAGAACTATGAGGATCTGCGCTCGGCGCTGGAAAAGCTGAAACTGAACGACTCTTCATTGTTCTACGAACCCGAGACCTCGCTGGCACTGGGCTTTGGCTTCCGCTGCGGCTTTCTCGGGCTGCTGCACATGGAAATCGTGCAGGAGCGGCTGGAGCGCGAATACAATCTGGACCTGGTCAGCACCGTGCCCAACGTTGAATACCATGTGTTCACCACGCGCGGCGAAATGCTGGTGATGGATAACCCCGCGAACCTGCCCCCGGCCAACGACATCGATCACGTGGAAGAACCCTACATCCGCTCCAGCATTCTCACGCCGTCAGAGTATATCGGCGCCATCATGTCCATCTCGCGGGAACGGCGCGGCATCTATATCAACACCGAATACATCGACAGTCAACGCGTCAACATGCATTATGAATTTCCGCTCGCGGAAGTCATCTTTGATTTTTATGACAAGTTGAAATCGGTCACCCGCGGCTATGCCTCCTTTGATTACGAATTCGTCGGCTTTCGCGAAGGCCCGGTGGTCAAGCTCGACATGCTGCTCAACGGAGAGGCGGTCGACGCCTTGTCCGTGATCGTCCATCGCGACAAGGCCTACGAGTGGGGCCGCCGCGTATGCGAAAAGCTGCGCGATCTCATCCCCCGCCAGCAGTACGAAGTCGCCATTCAGGCGGCGGTGGGCGGCAAGGTGATCGCCCGCGAGACCGTCCGGCCGTTGCGCAAAAACGTCACCGCCAAATGCTACGGCGGAGACATCACCCGCAAGCGCAAGCTGCTGGAGAAACAAAAAGAGGGCAAGAAACGAATGAAGCAACTGGGCCATGTGGAGATTCCCCAGGAGGCGTTCCTGGCGGTGCTCAAGGCCGATTGAGCCGGGCTCAGCAGCGGGTTCAGGCAAACAATGCGCCTGTTTTCAAGGCTTCGCAAACGAAACATCCGGGGAAGAAACGCGGCCGCTCGCAGCAATGCGCACGGCCCTCGATCAGTCCCTGATCCTCAGGATCTTAATATAGAACCGGCCACTCCCTTGACACGGAAGGTGCGATGATTCAAGTCAGCAATCTGGTAAAATACTTCGGCGCCCGGCGCGCGGTGGCTCAGGTGAGCTTTGACATCGGCCGCGAGCTGTTCGTCTTTCTCGGCCCCAACGGCGCCGGCAAAACCACCACCATCAAGATGATGACCGGCCTGCTCAAACCCGACTCGGGTTCCGTAGAGCTGCACGGAATCGACATTCAGAAAAACCCGCTGGCGGCCAAAGCGCTGTTCGGTCTGGTGCAGGAAGAGCCGGTGCTCTACGAAAAGCTCACCGCCACCGAGTTCGTTCATTTTATGGCGCGCCTGTACGACGTGGAAAAGATCGATGCTGAAAAGCGGATGAACGGTCTTTTCGAGATTTTTGAGATCAACGGACGCAGCAAAGATCTGATCGAGGATTACTCCCACGGGATGAAACAAAAGATCTCGCTGGCCGGCGCGTTGGTGCATGATCCGGAGATCCTCTTTCTCGACGAACCCACAGTAGGCCTGGACCCCAGAGCGGCGCGCAACCTCAAGGATATGCTGCGCGGTCTGGTGGACAAAGGCCGCACCGTTTTCATGTCCACCCACATCTTGGAGCTCGCAGAGCGGATGTGCGACCGTGTGGGCATCATCCATCAGGGCCAGCTGA from bacterium includes the following:
- the bshA gene encoding N-acetyl-alpha-D-glucosaminyl L-malate synthase BshA, yielding MKIAIICYPTHGGSGVLATELGVCLAQRGHQVHFISYSAPFRLRGFQQNVFYHEVDVSAYPLFKFPPYDLSLATKIMEVTKEYQLDIIHAHYAIPHAISAYLARQMMSGRGPKIVTTLHGTDITLVGKDASFYEAVRFGILQSDAVTAVSHYLAQRTREEFHISKQIHVIYNFVDTERFSGCTLNCRRELFAPNGEKLFMHTSNFRPVKRLSDTVKILARVRQQVDARLLLAGEGPDRQESHEWAVKLGVHDHVLYLGTQDYIENLLGCVDLFLLPSSEESFGLAALEAMSCRTPVIASNVGGLPEVVSHGVDGYLFPMGDVEAMAQAAVSLLQDPQRLAEFRNRAREKAVTRFEMHQIVPQYERLYEQTLRQKTEA
- the lepA gene encoding elongation factor 4, which produces MAKETIRNFCIIAHIDHGKSTLADRLLEATGAVTRYEMKDQVLDSMDLERERGITIKMHPITMEYKARDGVTYLLNLIDTPGHVDFTYEVSRSLAACEGALLIVDASQGIEAQTVSNLYLAIDNNLEIIPVINKIDLPNIDVDAIKHQIIDLLGCKEQEILLASAKAGIGIEEVLEAVVQRIPPPQGAVEAPTRALIFDSVFNSYRGAVAHVRVMQGKLYPDQMIKFHSTGRTFQVQEVGILRLKQIKKDFLEAGETGYLISGVKEVRDTKVGDTIIDAAFPDTEPLPGYRDVKPMVFSGLFPSAAENYEDLRSALEKLKLNDSSLFYEPETSLALGFGFRCGFLGLLHMEIVQERLEREYNLDLVSTVPNVEYHVFTTRGEMLVMDNPANLPPANDIDHVEEPYIRSSILTPSEYIGAIMSISRERRGIYINTEYIDSQRVNMHYEFPLAEVIFDFYDKLKSVTRGYASFDYEFVGFREGPVVKLDMLLNGEAVDALSVIVHRDKAYEWGRRVCEKLRDLIPRQQYEVAIQAAVGGKVIARETVRPLRKNVTAKCYGGDITRKRKLLEKQKEGKKRMKQLGHVEIPQEAFLAVLKAD
- a CDS encoding ABC transporter ATP-binding protein, with translation MIQVSNLVKYFGARRAVAQVSFDIGRELFVFLGPNGAGKTTTIKMMTGLLKPDSGSVELHGIDIQKNPLAAKALFGLVQEEPVLYEKLTATEFVHFMARLYDVEKIDAEKRMNGLFEIFEINGRSKDLIEDYSHGMKQKISLAGALVHDPEILFLDEPTVGLDPRAARNLKDMLRGLVDKGRTVFMSTHILELAERMCDRVGIIHQGQLIAMGTMEELAIQAGKAGASLEDIFLALTGDTGREGLTRYLEEN